GGGCGAGGAAGGCAACAAGATGACGGACGTGCTCAGCGGCGGCGAGTCCTGCCGTCTGCTCTTCTGCAAGCTGATGCTGCAGAAGCCCAACATCCTGGTGCTCGACGAACCCACCAACCACCTGGACCTGGAAGCCGTCATCGCGCTCAACGACGCGTTGCAGCGCTACGAGGGCACCATCCTCTTCGTGACCCACGATGAGGACATCATCGATGAGGTGGCCACCCGCATCTGGCACCTCACCGACGAGGGCATCGAGGATTTCCAGGGCACCTACGCAGAATACAACGCGCCCACAGGCCGCTGAGCTGCCAAGGCGACAGTCAAGTCAGGTGGGCGGGAAGCATTCGGTTCCGCCACGACCACCTGTTCGCGGGATTGAGGTTAGAGCCTTTCCGAGGGAATGGCTTGCTAAGGAAGGGAATGAGCGCATATTGAGTCCGACTCGCAAAAATTCCTACACCTGTATGAAAGAGAGCGATTCGTGGCACTCCGTCAGCCCACCAAGGATGCCCCCCGCGGACAGAAGGCCGTTCCGGGCGACCCTGGGAAGGACGGCGCACGGATGGATCAGGTGCTTCAGGAACTGGCGAACTTCAAGCGTGCCCTGGACGAACACGCCATCGTGGCCGTCACCGATGCCAAGGGCAAGATCACGTACGTGAATGACAAGTTCTGCGCCATCTCCCAGTACAGCCGGGAGGAACTGCTGGGCCGGGACCATCGCCTCATCAACTCGGGTTACCACCCCAAGTCCTTCATGGGCCAGCTCTGGGATACGATCCTCAGCGGTCAGGTGTGGAAGGGGGAAATCCGGAACCGGGCCAAGGATGGCTCCCACTACTGGGTGGATACGACCATCGTTCCCTTCCTGGGCGAGAATGGCGTCCCCGTGGAGTTCGTGGCCATCCGGGCGGACATCACCCAGCGCAAGGAGGCGGAAGAGGCCCTGCGCCAGTCCCAGAAACTCGAAAGCCTCGGGGTGCTTTCAGGCGGCATCGCCCACGACTTCAACAACCTGCTGACCGCCATCCTGGGCAATGCGAACCTCGGCATGCTGCATCTGCCGCGGGAAAGCCCCGTGCTGCCCTATCTGCAGCAGATCGAACAGGCCACCCTGCGCGCAGCGGATCTCACCCGGCAGCTGCTGGCCTACGCGGGCAAGGGCCGTCTCCAGGTCATCGACGTCGACCTGAATCGCCTGGTGCTGGAGATGACTCAGCTGCTTTCGGTTTCCATCTCAAAAAAGGCCGTGGTGCGCTACGACCTGGCCCCGGATCTGCCGTCGGTGTTCGGTGATCCCTCCCAGATGCAGCAGCTCGTCATGAACCTGGTGACCAACGCCTCCGAAGCCATCGGGGATGAGACCAGCGGGCTCATCACCGTGCGCACCGGGGTGCAGATGGTGGATGAAGCCTATAACGGCGGCCTCCTGCCGGCCCTGCCCATCACGGCGGGAACCTATGTCACGCTGGAAGCCAGCGATACCGGCTGCGGCATGGGGCCCGAGGTGATCGACCGGATTTTCGATCCCTTCTTCACCACCAAGTTCACAGGCCGTGGGCTGGGATTGTCGGCGATGCTGGGCATCCTGCGCAGCCACCATGGTGGTCTCAAGGTCTACAGCGAGCTGAACCGCGGGTCGGTGTTCAAGCTCTTTCTGCCGGCGCCCCACCCGGCCTCCGAAACGCCTGCGCAGGCCAGTCCCGAGGTCGAGTGGCGGGGGCACGGGCATCTGCTGCTGGTCGATGATGAATCCGCAGCGAGGGCCGTGGCCCGGGGATTGGCGGAGATGTTGGGTTTCCAGGTGCTGGAAGCCGCCAACGGGCAGGAAGCCCTTTCCCTGTTCGAGCTTCGTCACAGCGAAATCAGTGTGGTGCTCATGGATCTAACCATGCCGCACATGGATGGACGGCAGGCTTTCCTGCGGATGCATGAAACCCATCCCTCGGTGCCCGTGGTACTCACCAGTGGCTACAGTGAACAGGAAGTGCTGGCTGATTTCCTGGGCCGGGGGCTGGCAGGCTTCCTGGCCAAACCCTATCAGAACACCCAGTTCCTGTCCGTGATCCGGCAAGCCGTGGAAGGGGCCCGAAGCCTTCCTCTGGATTAAAGGAGGCGTTCTTCGCCTCTTACCTCGGTGTTTATTTAGGCGCATCATTCAGTCCACCGAAAGACACACCATGGCTGGGCTGAGGGAGGGGCTTCCAGGGGAGGGGCAGGTACCGCCGGAGACGGCTTGCCTGACGGCTTCAGCCTGCCGAGGGGCGCGTCCGGATGAGGAATCCTTCCGGGCCCTTTGCGAAGGCCTGAAGGTGGGCATGCTCATCCAGTCGCCGACCGCCGAGATCGTGACGAGCAACCCCCGGGCCCTCGAGCTGCTGGGTCTCACCGAGGACCAGCTGCTGGGGAAGACCTCCCTGGACCCGGACTGGAATGTCATCCACGAGGATGGCTCGCCTTTCCCAGGCCCCAGCCACCCCGTGCCCCAGGCCATCGCCACGCGGCAGCCGGTGCACGATGTGGTGATGGGCGTCTTCCGCCCAGTGACGCAAGATCGCGTCTGGCTGCTGGTGAGCGCCAGTCCGCTGCTGAACCCTGATGGCAGTGTGCGGCTCGTGGTCTGCACCTTTGCCGACCTGACCGAGCGCAAACAGGCCGAGGAGGATCTGCGGCGCAGCGAGGCCCTGCGCAAGCTGGTGCTCGACTCGCTGCAGGCCAATGTGGCGGTGCTCGACGCTGCTGGCTACATCCGCTCCGTGAACGAACCCTGGCACCGCTTCGCCTGCGAGAACGGCATCGCCCAGCCCATCGGCGTCACCGAACAGGTCAGCTACCTGGAGGTGGTCCGCCAGGCGGCCCAGGTGGGTGAAGCCCATGCCGAGGAGGTGCTGGAGGGGCTGCAGGCGGTGCTGACGGGCACACGGCCCACCTTCGAGCTGGAGTATCCCTGCGACAGCCCCACCGAGCAGCGCTGGTTCCACATGCGGGCCACCCGGCTTGAGGGCCACCTGGGCGGCGCCCTGGTCACCCACGAGAACATCACTGCGCGCAAGCAGGCGGAGGAGGCTCTGCGGGAGAGCGAGGCGAAGTACCGCTCCCTGGTGGACAACCTCACCTCCGGTGTGGTGGTGCACCGGCCGGACACGCGGATCCTCTACTCGAACACCATGGCCGGGGCCCTCCTCGGCCTGACTCAAGACCAGATGCTCGGCAAGACCGCCCTGGACCCGGCCTGGTGCTTCCTGAAAGAGGACGGCTCGACCTTGCCCCTGGAGGACTATCCGGTCAACCGGGTGCTGACCTCCGGCGAGAACCTCAGCAACCTGGTGGTGGGCGTGCGCCGCCCGGACAGCGCTGAGCCGCACTGGGCCCTCTGCAACGCACACCTCATCCGGGGTGAGGCTGGTCAGGTCGAGCAGGCGGTGGTCACCTTCTCCGACATCACGGAACGCAAGCGGGCCGAGGCCGCCCTGAGCGCCTCCAACGAAATGCTGTCCCAGTTCCTGCGGCACTCGCCAATCTATGCCTTCATCAAGGAGGTGACAGCCGCAGAGAGCCGGGTGCTGCATGTCAGCGCCAACTTCCAGCAGATGGTTGGCATCTCCGCCGAGGCCATGGTCGGCAAGAGCATGGCCGACCTGTTCCCTGCGGACATTGCTGAGAAGATGACCGCCGATGACTGGGCCGTCGTGGCCGGGGGCAAGGTGTTGGAGCGGGAGGAATCCTTCAACGGCCGCTGCTACGAGACCATCAAGTTCCCGATCCTGCAGGGCGCCCATGCCCTGTTGGCCGGGTTCAGCCTCGACATCACCGAACGCAAGCAGGGAGAGGCTCGGAAGGCGGAGCTGGAGGCGCTGAACCACCAGATTCAGAAGGCCGAGAGTCTGGGCCTCATGGCCGGTTCCGTCGCCCACCACTTCAACAACAAACTCCAGGCGGTGATCGCCAACCTGGAGCTGCTCAGCGACCTGCCTGCCGGGGCAGAGGCGGATCGCTTCCTGGCGCTGGCCAAACAGGCCGCCGAGCGGGCGGCGGACGTCAGCCGCCAGCTCCTGGTCTACCTGGGGCAGGGGCACCTGGCCGGAGAGCCCAGGTACCTCTCCGACATCTGCCGTGGCAGCCTGTCGCTCATCGAGAAGGAACTGCCAGCCATTGTGGCGCTGGAGGTGGATCTCCCCACGCCGGGGCCGGTGATCCTGGCCAATGAAGAGGAACTGAGGCTGGTCCTCATCCACCTGATGACCAACGCCTGGGAGGCCATGGGTGGTGCTCGGGGGAAGGTCAGCCTCAGCCTCCGGACAGCGCGGGGTGCTGAAGTCCAGGCTTCCACCCACTTCCCGGTCAACCGCATGGCCGAGGGGTGCGATTACGCCTGCCTGGAGGTGGCCGACACGGGAACCGGCATCGCCGAGGCGGACCTGCCGAAGCTGTTCGATCCCTTCTTCTCCACCAAGTTCGTGGGCCGGGGCCTGGGGCTTCCGCTGGTGCTGGGCATCGTGCAGGCCCATGGTGGGGTGGTCGCCGTGGAGAGCCGGCCCGGGCATGGGAGTGCCTTCCGGGTCTACCTGCCGGTGTGCGCCGCCCCGGTGGCGGCCCGCACGCCCGCAGGAGGAGAGCCGCAGCCCCTCGGGGCCGGGGGCACGGTGCTGTTGGTGGAAGATGACGAGGCCCTGCTCATGGCCACGGGCGCCTTGGTCGAGCGGCTGGGGTTCACGCTGGTGACGGCCCGGGATGGCCTGGAGGCGGTGGAAGTCTACCGGCGTTGCGGGTCAGGCATCCGCCTGGTGATCACCGACCTGACCATGCCGCGCCTGGATGGATGGCAGACCCTGTCGGCCCTGAGGCGGCTGGAGCCGGGCCTGCCCATCATCCTGACGAGCGGCTACGACAAGGCCCAGGTGATGTCGAACGACCACCCGGATCGCCCCCAGGCCTTCCTGGGCAAGCCCTTCGACCTTCAGCAGCTCCAGCAGGCCATCGGGGCAGCCCTTCACCAGGAGGCCCCGCGGGCCTGATCGGTCCGTCCTCAGGTCTTGGGGAGCAGGAGCAGGCGGAGCACTTCCTCGGCCACCTTCAGGCCCACGATGGCGGGCATGTACGAGATGGTGCCCACGGGCCGACGCTGGCGCCCCGGCCCGCGGTGCGGCTCGATGTCCACGGGGTTGGCGGGGCGTTTGTTGTCGGCGGGCTCCAGCGAATAGACGCAGCGGATGCCCTGGCTGATGCCGTGCTTCCGAAGCTCCTTGCGCACCCGGGCAGCCAGGGGACAGAGGCGCGTGTGGCTGAGGTCGCCCACCTTGAGTTGGCTGCTGTCCGTGCGCCCCCCGGCGCCCATGGCGGAAATGATGGGGAGCTGCTGCTCGACGGCGGTGCGCATCAGGGCCACCTTGCAGGTCATGGAGTCGATGGCATCGATGATCACGTCGGGCCGGGGCTCCAGCAGCTCCGGCAAGGTGTCGGTGTGGATGAAGGTCACGCGGGGATCGCAGTCGCAGTCGGGATTGATGTCCCGCACGCGGGCGGCGGCCACTTCCGCCTTGGGCAGACCGATGGTGGAGCGCAGGGCGAAGAGTTGGCGGTTGAGGTTGCTGGGCCCCACCACATCATGGTCCACCAGCCGCAGGTGGCCCACACCCGCCCGGGCCAGGGCCTCCACGGCGAAAGAGCCCACGCCGCCCAGGCCGAAGACCGTCACGCGCGCGCCGCGCAACCGGTCCAGGGCTGCCTCGCCCAGCAGCAGCTCACTCCGGGAATACCACCTCATGCCATCAGCTCCTTGAAACAACGCAGTCCATTCTCACAGGTCTGGGCCGCCAGTTCCGCCACCGACACGTTGAGGAGCTGGGCCGCTGCGGCCATGACCGCCCCCAGATCGCCGGTGCCATCGGTTTCCAGCAGCAGGCGGCTTGGCTCTACAACCCGCAGCGAAGCCCGAAGTTGATCGCGTCCCGGCTTCATGAGATCGCCGGAGAAGGAGAGGTAGAGCCCCAGGTTTTGAAGGGCGCAGGCGATCTCGGGGCTGCCTCCGAAGGCGTGGACCAGGGCTCCGGCGGCGGGCACCTCCTCCGTCTTCAGCAGGTCGATGAGGCGGCCCCAGGCCCGCACCGCATGGATGGCCACCGGGCGGTGGAGGGCATGGGCCAACCGCAGCTGTAGCCGGAAGGCGGCCTCCT
This sequence is a window from Geothrix sp. PMB-07. Protein-coding genes within it:
- a CDS encoding response regulator produces the protein MALRQPTKDAPRGQKAVPGDPGKDGARMDQVLQELANFKRALDEHAIVAVTDAKGKITYVNDKFCAISQYSREELLGRDHRLINSGYHPKSFMGQLWDTILSGQVWKGEIRNRAKDGSHYWVDTTIVPFLGENGVPVEFVAIRADITQRKEAEEALRQSQKLESLGVLSGGIAHDFNNLLTAILGNANLGMLHLPRESPVLPYLQQIEQATLRAADLTRQLLAYAGKGRLQVIDVDLNRLVLEMTQLLSVSISKKAVVRYDLAPDLPSVFGDPSQMQQLVMNLVTNASEAIGDETSGLITVRTGVQMVDEAYNGGLLPALPITAGTYVTLEASDTGCGMGPEVIDRIFDPFFTTKFTGRGLGLSAMLGILRSHHGGLKVYSELNRGSVFKLFLPAPHPASETPAQASPEVEWRGHGHLLLVDDESAARAVARGLAEMLGFQVLEAANGQEALSLFELRHSEISVVLMDLTMPHMDGRQAFLRMHETHPSVPVVLTSGYSEQEVLADFLGRGLAGFLAKPYQNTQFLSVIRQAVEGARSLPLD
- a CDS encoding PAS domain-containing protein; this translates as MLIQSPTAEIVTSNPRALELLGLTEDQLLGKTSLDPDWNVIHEDGSPFPGPSHPVPQAIATRQPVHDVVMGVFRPVTQDRVWLLVSASPLLNPDGSVRLVVCTFADLTERKQAEEDLRRSEALRKLVLDSLQANVAVLDAAGYIRSVNEPWHRFACENGIAQPIGVTEQVSYLEVVRQAAQVGEAHAEEVLEGLQAVLTGTRPTFELEYPCDSPTEQRWFHMRATRLEGHLGGALVTHENITARKQAEEALRESEAKYRSLVDNLTSGVVVHRPDTRILYSNTMAGALLGLTQDQMLGKTALDPAWCFLKEDGSTLPLEDYPVNRVLTSGENLSNLVVGVRRPDSAEPHWALCNAHLIRGEAGQVEQAVVTFSDITERKRAEAALSASNEMLSQFLRHSPIYAFIKEVTAAESRVLHVSANFQQMVGISAEAMVGKSMADLFPADIAEKMTADDWAVVAGGKVLEREESFNGRCYETIKFPILQGAHALLAGFSLDITERKQGEARKAELEALNHQIQKAESLGLMAGSVAHHFNNKLQAVIANLELLSDLPAGAEADRFLALAKQAAERAADVSRQLLVYLGQGHLAGEPRYLSDICRGSLSLIEKELPAIVALEVDLPTPGPVILANEEELRLVLIHLMTNAWEAMGGARGKVSLSLRTARGAEVQASTHFPVNRMAEGCDYACLEVADTGTGIAEADLPKLFDPFFSTKFVGRGLGLPLVLGIVQAHGGVVAVESRPGHGSAFRVYLPVCAAPVAARTPAGGEPQPLGAGGTVLLVEDDEALLMATGALVERLGFTLVTARDGLEAVEVYRRCGSGIRLVITDLTMPRLDGWQTLSALRRLEPGLPIILTSGYDKAQVMSNDHPDRPQAFLGKPFDLQQLQQAIGAALHQEAPRA
- a CDS encoding tRNA threonylcarbamoyladenosine dehydratase, whose protein sequence is MRWYSRSELLLGEAALDRLRGARVTVFGLGGVGSFAVEALARAGVGHLRLVDHDVVGPSNLNRQLFALRSTIGLPKAEVAAARVRDINPDCDCDPRVTFIHTDTLPELLEPRPDVIIDAIDSMTCKVALMRTAVEQQLPIISAMGAGGRTDSSQLKVGDLSHTRLCPLAARVRKELRKHGISQGIRCVYSLEPADNKRPANPVDIEPHRGPGRQRRPVGTISYMPAIVGLKVAEEVLRLLLLPKT
- a CDS encoding TatD family hydrolase, giving the protein MLPPHSPAPGFFDAHSHLGLAPDPIADWRVVCGTCEADWDAVLNQAIPGSKASQTWILPMLGLHPWQVQTASDQWAPRLESLLRSHRAGLGECGLDFTRKEADRAAQEAAFRLQLRLAHALHRPVAIHAVRAWGRLIDLLKTEEVPAAGALVHAFGGSPEIACALQNLGLYLSFSGDLMKPGRDQLRASLRVVEPSRLLLETDGTGDLGAVMAAAAQLLNVSVAELAAQTCENGLRCFKELMA